The sequence CACAATTTCGCGCCACCCCACGTCACCAAGAACAGCTACTTCGCCGCCATTCTGGGGCACAATAACAACGACCTCGAAACCTCGCTGTCCTACATGACCTACACGCTGCCCGAAGATCGCGACGATGCGCTGGCCCGCGCCAGACGCATCAACGAGCGGACATTGCAGCAAATGGCAACGGTCACGCCGGTTTCCCGCAAGGCGTGACGGGCGAGCCGCGGGTTTTCAGTCCCACGGCTCGCGACTTCATTCATCAAACCCGCTCGTCACCGGATGTGCGGTAAAGCAGGGTCAACACGGTCAGCAACAGACCCACCAGTGCGACCGAACCGAAAATGTAGAAATTCCACTCCGGGGCCAGCCCCCGCTGCAGGACGAGGCCGCCAATCATCGGGCCGGCAATACCGCCCAAACGACCGACCGCGAGCGAGAAACCGAGACCCGTACCGCGAATATGGACGGGATAGAGCCGGCCGACCAGAACATTGGCAAGGATCTGGGTTCCGATGGTTCCGGCACCGGCAAGCGCGACAAAAGCATAGAGCAACGGTCCCTTATTCACCGTCAGAGCCCAGATAGAGGCCGCACCGATGGCGAACAGAACCGCAACGACCACCTTGACGTTGCCCCTGTCGGCAAAACGTCCGCCCACGAGGATGCCGATTGCCGCGCCGACATTGAGCATGACGGAAAAGCTGAGCGCCGAACTGATATCGTAACCCATCTTGTTCATGATGGTGGGCAGCCAGTTGACCATGCCGAAGGTGAGAAGCAGCGAGCAGAAGTGAATGCCCCAGGCATTCAGCGTCGAAATCAGCCGGCCTTCCGAAAACAGCGCGCCGACGCCACCCTTCTGGATTTTCGCATGCGGCACGATGCGTTGCAGGCCGTAGCTGTCGCAGATGCCGTCTGCCTCCGCCTGCCGGCCCTTGCTTGCCAGCCATTCCGGCGATTCCGGCAGAAACCGCATGAAGATCGGCAAAAGCACGAGCGGCAGTCCGCCGATCAGCATCAGCGGCCGCCAGCCATAGGTCTCCAGCAGAAGGATACCCATGACGCCGGAGATGATGCCGCCGATCAGATAACCGAGGAAGGACAGGGAATTGGCCTGCGCCCTGCGCTTGGGCGGTGAAAATTCCAGCACCAGCGCCGTCACCGTCGGCAAAAGCGCGCCGAGCCCGAGACCGGCGAAGAAGCGGGTGGTTTCAAAGGCACGAAAATTCGGTGTCATGGCAGAGGCGATCATCATCGCCGAAAATCCGGCAAGGCTGATGAGGACAACCTTGCGGCGGCCGATACGATCAGCCATCGTGCCGGCGAAAAGCGCGCCGAGCAGCATGCCCACCAGCGTCAGCGCAGCGGCCCGCCCGACCATGGCGGGATTGAGCGCCCACGCCCCCTCTTTCAGCAATGCCGGCGCAACCGCGCCATAAACGACCAGATCGTAACCGTCGAACATGATCATAAGACCGCATGTCGCGATGACGCCAGCCGGGTTCTTCGTCCGCGCCGAAGCGGCGCTCATATAATTCGTGGACATGTTCCTCCCTTTCACGCGTGAACGCGCCATCCGGTATGGATTGACGTCTCCCGTTCATGCGATAGCTCCGCGAGTGCCCGGCTTGCTCCACCCTGCTATGTGTCTTGCTCCTGTCAAGACACATGCCGCCGATATCACCCGTCTTCGATTAAATATTGCAAATGCAATTTTTGCAAATGCAATATTGACGATTGCCAGATGCGAGACCTGGCCGAAATGTCAGTCAGGCTTCAGCCCGGAAATCCTCGACAATGTCGGTGCCCAGCGCAGGATACGAACCTGCCTGTAGACACCGTGAATGACAAAAGGATCGGCATCGCTGAAAGCGGTCATATCCTCGATGCAACGGGCCTCGGCGATGATGAGCGCGGCGGTGGTCTTACCGCTTTCCACCCGCATGGGACCGGAGGCCAGAATCCTGAAACCCTCGGGCGCGGCCTTTTCATCGCGCAAATGGGCCTTGTGAGCTTCCATCTGCGCCGTGCGTTGCTCGATAGCGGCCGGATCGCTTTCGGCAAAACGCACATAGAGTTCCATCTGGCCACCGCTGCTCATCGCGCCAGCACGAAGTCGTGGTTCACCGACCAGAACCAGCCGCCGAGGAAGCCCAGATCATGCGCCTTTTGCGCATCCTCCACGCGCTGGAAATCGGCCAGCAGGCTCTCCTTCACACCAAAGACCGCATCCGAACGGATGTAGGGATCGTCGGGATCGAAAATATGCGTGACGAGCGTGCCATAACCTTCTGCCGAGACGATGTAATGCAGATGCGCCGGCCGGTAAGGATGGCGCCCCATGGCCCGCAGCAATTGCCCGACCGGGCCGTCATCCGGGATCGGATAATATTTCGGTTTCGCCGCCCGGAACCAGTAACGTCCGTCCTCGCCGGTGATGAAAACGCCGCGCAGGTTGAAATCGGGCTGGATGCCCTTCTGCTGCACGTCGTAGAAACCTTCGTCATTGGCCTGCCAGACATCGATGCGCGCGCCGGCAACCGGTGTACCGTCGGTGTCGAGAATGCGGCCAGTCACGACCATATCCTCACCCTTGCCATCGAGGCAGATATTGGCGCCCATCGGCATTTCCGGCGCATCAGCCACATGGAAAGGCCCGAGAACAGTGGATTCTGAAGCCCCACTCGGCTTGCGGTGGTTGATGGCGTCGACCAGCATGGAAACACCGAGAATATCGGAAAACAGGATCCACTCCTGCCGCCATTCATTGCAGATCTGGCCGACTTCGGTGAGAAAATGGATGGCTTTCATCCATTCCTCCTCGGTCGGTTCGATTTCCTTCACCGCCTCGTGCAGCTTGCGGGTAACGACCGCCATGATCTCCTTCAGGCGCGGATCGTCACAGTCGCGCATACGGGCAATCACCGTCTCCGCCGAACGCTCCTCAACGAAATAGCCATCATCACTGGTCATCTTCGTATCCGTCATGTCTTCCTCCCATCACTCCGGCCGCGCGCCGTCAAAGGCGCGCTGCAACAGGTCGCGGATCGCGGTTTTTTCGATTGGCCGCGGGCACCAATAGGGATTGGCGGTCGCAAGCTCGGCCATGGGGTCGAGATCACCCTGCTGCACACCAAGCGCTACGAGGCTCGCTGGCGCGCCGAGCCGGGCGGCAAAGTCGAAAAGCCCGGCCCCGGCCCTGCCGCCGACACGTGCGGCAAGCGGCGCGAGCAGATCGGGCACCGCCTGTTCCACATAGGCAACGGTGTGCGGCAAGAGCACCGCATG comes from Rhizobium rhizogenes and encodes:
- a CDS encoding YciI family protein — encoded protein: MELYVRFAESDPAAIEQRTAQMEAHKAHLRDEKAAPEGFRILASGPMRVESGKTTAALIIAEARCIEDMTAFSDADPFVIHGVYRQVRILRWAPTLSRISGLKPD
- a CDS encoding aromatic acid/H+ symport family MFS transporter codes for the protein MSTNYMSAASARTKNPAGVIATCGLMIMFDGYDLVVYGAVAPALLKEGAWALNPAMVGRAAALTLVGMLLGALFAGTMADRIGRRKVVLISLAGFSAMMIASAMTPNFRAFETTRFFAGLGLGALLPTVTALVLEFSPPKRRAQANSLSFLGYLIGGIISGVMGILLLETYGWRPLMLIGGLPLVLLPIFMRFLPESPEWLASKGRQAEADGICDSYGLQRIVPHAKIQKGGVGALFSEGRLISTLNAWGIHFCSLLLTFGMVNWLPTIMNKMGYDISSALSFSVMLNVGAAIGILVGGRFADRGNVKVVVAVLFAIGAASIWALTVNKGPLLYAFVALAGAGTIGTQILANVLVGRLYPVHIRGTGLGFSLAVGRLGGIAGPMIGGLVLQRGLAPEWNFYIFGSVALVGLLLTVLTLLYRTSGDERV
- the graB gene encoding hydroxyquinol 1,2-dioxygenase — protein: MTDTKMTSDDGYFVEERSAETVIARMRDCDDPRLKEIMAVVTRKLHEAVKEIEPTEEEWMKAIHFLTEVGQICNEWRQEWILFSDILGVSMLVDAINHRKPSGASESTVLGPFHVADAPEMPMGANICLDGKGEDMVVTGRILDTDGTPVAGARIDVWQANDEGFYDVQQKGIQPDFNLRGVFITGEDGRYWFRAAKPKYYPIPDDGPVGQLLRAMGRHPYRPAHLHYIVSAEGYGTLVTHIFDPDDPYIRSDAVFGVKESLLADFQRVEDAQKAHDLGFLGGWFWSVNHDFVLAR